In a genomic window of Mycolicibacterium neoaurum VKM Ac-1815D:
- a CDS encoding SDR family NAD(P)-dependent oxidoreductase, which yields MTLSTQKELIVITGASTGIGAATAQEMAQRGFHVLAGVRRERDADGIRAANVEPLILDITHPEHVQALVQRVREDPHHRPLRAVVNNAAVQANVPVEAFAIDRWRDMFEVNLFGHVSVIQALLPSLIDSRGRVVNISSVGGKIAMATYGPYAGTKFALEAVSDSLRREVGPHGVEVVVIEPGAVRTEMLGRAIASAQDTVAAMTAEQRRRYGGLVQAVKAQAEASTTSGLPAAAAAAVIAKAITARKPRTRYTVGREAALLSVTRLLPDRLVDRALSAALRPYLPTGTNAAV from the coding sequence ATGACGTTGTCAACTCAAAAAGAGCTCATCGTGATCACCGGCGCCTCAACCGGTATCGGCGCGGCCACCGCCCAAGAGATGGCGCAACGAGGGTTTCACGTGCTCGCCGGGGTGCGACGGGAACGCGATGCCGACGGCATCCGAGCGGCGAATGTCGAACCTCTGATTCTCGACATCACCCATCCTGAACACGTCCAGGCGCTCGTCCAGAGGGTGCGCGAGGATCCTCACCACCGTCCACTGCGGGCGGTGGTCAACAACGCTGCCGTGCAGGCCAACGTTCCGGTTGAGGCCTTTGCGATCGACCGTTGGCGAGACATGTTCGAAGTCAACCTCTTCGGCCACGTCTCGGTGATCCAGGCGCTGCTGCCATCCCTGATCGACAGCCGGGGTCGGGTGGTGAACATCAGCTCGGTGGGAGGGAAGATTGCGATGGCCACCTATGGTCCGTACGCGGGCACGAAGTTCGCGCTCGAAGCCGTGAGCGACTCCTTGCGCCGCGAGGTGGGTCCCCACGGGGTCGAGGTGGTCGTGATCGAACCCGGCGCTGTACGTACCGAGATGCTCGGCAGAGCGATCGCCAGCGCGCAGGACACAGTCGCGGCAATGACGGCAGAGCAGCGCCGCCGATATGGCGGGCTGGTCCAGGCGGTGAAAGCGCAAGCCGAAGCGTCCACCACGTCCGGGCTGCCCGCCGCAGCCGCGGCCGCGGTGATCGCCAAAGCAATTACCGCCCGTAAGCCACGAACGCGATACACCGTCGGCCGCGAAGCCGCGCTGCTATCGGTCACACGACTGCTCCCCGACCGCCTCGTCGACCGTGCTCTCTCCGCGGCTCTGCGGCCGTACCTTCCGACAGGGACAAACGCGGCAGTCTGA
- a CDS encoding TetR/AcrR family transcriptional regulator, translated as MNRKESAAATRGALIDQAAQLLDGGGLEAVTLREVGARAGVSRGAPYRHFADKDGLLTAVAADGWERLADAMVELRADAGLSPLEKVRTALAAVVTMSRRQPHLYRLMFRPPEGDPSAVFVAAQRMCEEFQSIVDGIADQSDAERYAAMLLTGVHGAVGLEMGGLLQTDKWQTTAEELAESLVALVHDAARRGPD; from the coding sequence ATGAATCGCAAAGAATCGGCCGCCGCTACCCGTGGCGCCCTGATCGATCAGGCCGCCCAGCTGCTCGACGGTGGCGGACTCGAGGCGGTGACGCTTCGTGAGGTCGGTGCCCGCGCGGGTGTGAGTCGAGGTGCCCCATATCGGCACTTCGCCGACAAGGACGGCCTACTCACGGCGGTGGCGGCCGACGGCTGGGAGCGCCTCGCGGACGCGATGGTGGAGTTGCGCGCCGATGCCGGCCTTTCCCCCCTCGAGAAGGTGCGGACCGCGCTGGCCGCAGTCGTCACCATGAGCCGACGCCAGCCTCATCTGTACCGCCTGATGTTCCGCCCGCCAGAGGGCGATCCGTCGGCTGTGTTCGTCGCCGCGCAGCGCATGTGCGAGGAGTTCCAGAGCATCGTCGACGGCATTGCCGACCAAAGCGACGCCGAGCGCTACGCCGCCATGCTCCTGACCGGTGTACATGGCGCGGTGGGACTGGAGATGGGCGGCCTGCTACAGACCGACAAGTGGCAGACCACGGCCGAAGAACTCGCCGAGAGCCTCGTTGCCCTCGTGCATGACGCGGCTCGCCGCGGTCCCGATTGA
- a CDS encoding ABC transporter permease — MSPHEPLLTPTLVAVCVVMAVLAALVNRVVLHGSLWAPPGAALRAAVQLAAVSAVLVVALQQLWSSVVVLTMMFTVASFTAARRSQALHGAGWLAVALAAGMVAVIPLLLLTGIVPLAGVALVPVFGIVLGGTMTATAVAARRALDALGEHHGEIEAALSLGFSERFSRMMVIQRPLSDALIPNLDQARTAGLVTLPGAFVGVLLATGSATQAGAVQVLVLVALLLAQVCGVAVAGELVARGSITRSDP; from the coding sequence GTGAGCCCACACGAACCCCTGCTGACCCCGACCCTCGTAGCCGTCTGCGTGGTGATGGCGGTGTTGGCAGCCCTGGTGAACCGCGTGGTCTTACATGGATCGCTGTGGGCGCCACCTGGAGCGGCGCTACGAGCCGCGGTGCAGTTGGCCGCGGTGTCAGCCGTCCTGGTGGTCGCTTTGCAGCAGCTGTGGTCCTCGGTCGTGGTGCTTACGATGATGTTCACGGTCGCATCGTTCACTGCCGCGCGGCGCAGCCAGGCGCTGCACGGCGCGGGGTGGTTGGCCGTTGCCCTGGCGGCCGGAATGGTCGCCGTCATTCCCCTGCTACTGCTTACCGGGATCGTCCCACTTGCCGGTGTCGCCTTGGTTCCGGTCTTCGGCATCGTGCTCGGTGGCACCATGACCGCGACGGCGGTCGCGGCTCGACGTGCTCTGGATGCCTTGGGGGAGCACCACGGCGAGATCGAGGCAGCCCTCAGTCTCGGCTTCTCGGAACGCTTCTCGCGGATGATGGTGATTCAACGACCCCTCTCGGACGCGCTCATCCCCAATCTCGACCAAGCCCGCACCGCTGGGTTGGTAACTCTCCCTGGTGCATTCGTCGGTGTTCTGCTGGCGACGGGGTCCGCCACCCAGGCCGGCGCAGTACAAGTCCTTGTTCTGGTTGCACTACTGCTGGCTCAGGTCTGTGGGGTGGCGGTAGCGGGTGAGCTCGTTGCCCGCGGATCGATCACGCGATCGGACCCGTAG
- a CDS encoding alpha/beta hydrolase, with the protein MPPSPTPTPTPSPVELPKDLLAARHGISLLEGWLPLTIEMVVVVALIVAIGWRTRRWRLVWLPISVAVGVLVALAAHSYMNDQGLASDPAPFALWVWIAVFGLAVAVGVFGWRSARWWRRIISVLAVPLTLLTSALTLNQWVGYYPSLQSAWGALTAGPLPNEVQASDLPSLRNTAPTTGKLVKVDISDAASGFTHRSEYVYLPPAWFAGDTPPTLPVVMMIGGEFNTPADWIRSGNFMPTVEGYGASHSEQLPIFVFVDTGGSFNNDTECVNGPRGNSADHLTKDVRPYVISTFEASAAATNWGVVGWSMGGTCAVDLAVMHPDLFSTFVDIGGDAGPVSGTEAQTVQRLYGGDRSAYDAFDPRTVMAKHGPYSGVSGYFAATIKPANAEAVMKDFRSGGHHSGGEGLGGRDEMGPQGPEAEAAADNLCDAAQKVAITCSVHKTVGFHSWQFAASAFADALPWLVERITPATRAVEGSHA; encoded by the coding sequence GTGCCGCCCTCTCCGACGCCGACTCCGACGCCAAGCCCCGTCGAGCTCCCCAAAGATCTACTGGCGGCGAGGCATGGCATCTCGTTGCTGGAGGGTTGGTTGCCGCTGACCATCGAGATGGTCGTCGTCGTAGCACTGATCGTGGCGATCGGGTGGCGGACCAGGCGATGGCGGTTGGTGTGGCTTCCCATATCTGTCGCGGTGGGGGTGCTGGTGGCGTTGGCGGCACACAGTTACATGAACGATCAGGGTTTGGCGTCGGACCCGGCGCCGTTCGCGCTGTGGGTGTGGATCGCGGTCTTCGGCCTGGCTGTCGCGGTCGGTGTGTTCGGCTGGCGCAGTGCACGCTGGTGGCGACGGATCATTTCGGTGCTGGCGGTCCCGTTGACGCTGTTGACCTCGGCGCTGACCCTCAACCAATGGGTGGGCTATTACCCGTCGTTACAGTCCGCCTGGGGAGCCCTGACCGCGGGCCCGCTGCCCAACGAGGTCCAGGCCTCGGATCTGCCGTCGTTGCGCAACACCGCACCCACCACCGGCAAGCTGGTCAAGGTCGACATCTCTGACGCTGCCAGTGGATTCACACACCGAAGCGAATACGTCTACCTGCCGCCGGCCTGGTTCGCCGGCGATACACCGCCGACCCTGCCGGTGGTGATGATGATCGGCGGCGAATTCAACACTCCCGCCGACTGGATACGCAGTGGCAACTTCATGCCCACGGTGGAAGGCTACGGTGCCAGCCACAGTGAGCAGTTGCCGATCTTCGTGTTCGTCGACACCGGCGGCAGCTTCAACAACGACACGGAGTGTGTCAACGGTCCGCGCGGCAACTCGGCAGATCATCTGACCAAGGACGTCCGGCCCTATGTCATCTCCACGTTCGAGGCGTCCGCGGCCGCCACGAATTGGGGTGTGGTCGGGTGGTCGATGGGCGGGACGTGCGCCGTCGATCTGGCTGTCATGCATCCCGATCTCTTCTCGACATTCGTCGACATCGGTGGTGACGCGGGTCCGGTCTCGGGCACCGAGGCGCAGACCGTCCAGCGGCTCTACGGCGGAGACAGGTCAGCCTATGACGCGTTCGACCCGCGGACCGTGATGGCCAAACACGGCCCTTACAGCGGCGTTTCGGGGTACTTTGCGGCCACCATAAAACCGGCCAACGCCGAGGCGGTGATGAAGGACTTCCGGTCAGGCGGTCACCATTCAGGTGGTGAGGGTCTCGGCGGCCGCGATGAGATGGGGCCGCAAGGTCCCGAAGCCGAGGCGGCCGCGGATAACCTGTGCGACGCTGCCCAGAAGGTCGCCATCACCTGCAGCGTGCACAAGACCGTCGGCTTCCACTCGTGGCAGTTTGCTGCCTCCGCATTCGCCGACGCGTTGCCCTGGCTGGTCGAGCGGATCACGCCCGCCACGCGAGCCGTCGAAGGTTCGCATGCGTGA